The following are encoded in a window of Longimicrobium sp. genomic DNA:
- a CDS encoding patatin-like phospholipase family protein yields MTFVGRRFLLIPAIAGLLGCMANPLLSQPEQDSVPVLVSVSGGISLGAYEAGLNWALVEFLRASKHPDFRRSVGLGNSFFYLGTATGASAGNVNGLLSAVEACAGTAREPEQSLFWRMWVHTGIEQLMNEQLNDDRNRALFHRDFLNGPVFGSVVKQMNQPGSGNCDIPVGLSLTRVVPDSVVLDPDSAIWIPTQRFVAAYRVRRAADGRLQFIQPHPGLHADISAGELVIAPADGERRISGDSILKFVSASGAFPFAFEPVVLTYLDRDSLNADWECRSGSECKLEATFVDGGAFDNNPLALALSLFLSIPGTDSMDERVRLVYIDASLTRDSLHTLSAGDQRAVPAPRGLAGVLDVALPLITSARKYELHSLSRSLAQLGPTGHVQRNWLRATSRSQPIFGEHLGAFGAFLGSPLREYDFYAGMYDGLRFAAQDLLCAGRADTAQDRACIAERTRDLLRSPHIPVGRVAPRALWHFFRDEYPNAAADDPATLVVDTLSPGVTEEHAVLTRARILDALLTANHRVRYESRWSDTSCARYRWQERLTCIGGFAEVLRIAATPEVRKEVALWTREPACSWARSATAPESCPVDGTFQRLLVNPEEFTVELTDRVVHQLWRVEDALGWDTATARYSRENLIEWGEMLYRGVGPRRAVTFGWRRGWDLDPSSIQTLTEHKGRRLMQFPVPYGLSWADGNGVELSYRPTLYPSRQMRVLSVILPASVTARSGGTYDLSGGLGIRLTPETLSPWVSSIEAAWQPLHSFDPGERAHGSLQTGTLTLQLIADRLRLGIRYLDDPDPAFNGGHRVWYSLGIADFNGLMYWMRRTQN; encoded by the coding sequence ATGACCTTCGTCGGACGTCGCTTTCTGCTGATTCCCGCCATCGCAGGCCTGCTCGGCTGCATGGCGAACCCATTGCTGTCGCAACCTGAGCAAGACAGTGTTCCGGTCCTTGTGAGCGTAAGCGGGGGAATCAGTCTTGGTGCGTATGAGGCAGGGCTGAACTGGGCCTTGGTGGAGTTTCTCCGGGCCTCCAAGCACCCGGACTTCAGACGTTCGGTCGGACTCGGCAACAGCTTCTTCTATCTGGGAACAGCAACCGGGGCTTCCGCAGGAAACGTGAACGGCCTGCTGTCAGCCGTGGAAGCGTGCGCCGGCACCGCTCGCGAGCCGGAGCAAAGCCTGTTCTGGAGAATGTGGGTCCATACGGGGATCGAGCAGTTGATGAACGAGCAACTCAACGATGATCGAAACCGAGCGCTCTTTCACCGAGACTTCTTGAATGGACCCGTATTCGGCAGTGTTGTGAAGCAGATGAATCAGCCGGGCTCGGGCAATTGTGACATCCCGGTTGGCCTATCGCTGACCCGAGTGGTTCCGGACAGCGTTGTCCTGGATCCAGATAGTGCGATTTGGATTCCGACCCAGCGTTTCGTAGCCGCATACCGGGTACGAAGAGCAGCGGACGGCCGCCTTCAGTTTATACAGCCTCATCCCGGGTTGCACGCAGACATCTCCGCCGGAGAGCTCGTAATCGCGCCGGCCGACGGCGAAAGGCGGATCAGCGGCGACTCTATCCTCAAGTTTGTCTCCGCATCGGGAGCGTTTCCGTTCGCATTTGAGCCGGTAGTGCTGACATATCTGGATCGCGATTCACTCAATGCGGATTGGGAATGCAGGAGTGGGTCAGAATGTAAGCTGGAAGCCACATTCGTGGACGGGGGCGCATTCGACAACAACCCCCTAGCGCTCGCACTCTCGTTGTTTCTATCAATCCCGGGGACAGACTCGATGGACGAGCGAGTTCGGCTGGTCTATATCGATGCCTCGCTTACGCGAGACAGCTTACACACCCTCTCTGCGGGTGACCAAAGAGCCGTGCCAGCACCGCGCGGTTTGGCGGGAGTCCTCGACGTCGCCCTTCCGCTGATTACCAGCGCACGAAAGTACGAGTTGCATTCACTTTCCCGTTCTCTCGCGCAGCTTGGCCCGACAGGACACGTGCAGCGGAACTGGTTGCGAGCCACAAGTCGCTCGCAACCCATCTTCGGTGAGCATCTTGGGGCTTTTGGCGCGTTTCTGGGTAGCCCACTACGGGAGTATGATTTTTACGCCGGAATGTATGACGGCCTCCGCTTCGCAGCGCAAGACCTACTCTGTGCAGGGCGGGCAGATACAGCGCAAGATCGCGCCTGCATCGCCGAACGCACGCGAGATTTGCTTCGCTCGCCTCATATTCCCGTTGGCCGGGTGGCTCCCCGGGCGCTATGGCATTTCTTCCGGGACGAGTACCCGAATGCCGCCGCGGATGATCCGGCCACGCTCGTTGTCGACACCCTATCGCCGGGTGTGACCGAAGAGCACGCGGTCTTAACACGCGCGCGTATCTTGGATGCGCTACTTACAGCAAACCACCGGGTCCGATACGAGTCGCGCTGGAGCGATACCTCATGCGCAAGATACCGTTGGCAGGAGCGATTGACCTGCATAGGTGGCTTCGCCGAAGTACTCAGAATCGCTGCAACGCCGGAAGTCCGGAAAGAGGTCGCTTTATGGACGCGCGAGCCAGCCTGTAGCTGGGCACGATCAGCGACTGCACCGGAATCGTGTCCAGTCGATGGCACTTTCCAACGGTTGCTAGTCAATCCCGAGGAATTCACGGTGGAACTAACCGATCGCGTCGTTCACCAGCTCTGGCGAGTGGAAGATGCGCTCGGGTGGGACACCGCCACGGCAAGGTACTCCCGGGAGAACCTCATTGAATGGGGGGAGATGCTTTATCGGGGGGTAGGCCCGCGGCGAGCGGTGACGTTTGGTTGGCGGCGAGGGTGGGATCTTGACCCGTCGTCCATCCAGACTCTCACCGAGCACAAGGGTCGGCGCCTGATGCAGTTCCCTGTCCCTTATGGATTAAGCTGGGCAGATGGTAACGGGGTTGAACTGTCGTACCGTCCCACGCTGTACCCGTCCCGCCAAATGAGAGTGCTCTCGGTGATTCTGCCGGCGAGCGTCACCGCACGCAGCGGAGGGACCTACGATCTCAGCGGAGGGCTCGGTATCCGTCTGACTCCGGAAACGCTGTCTCCGTGGGTTTCGAGCATCGAGGCTGCTTGGCAACCGCTTCACAGCTTCGATCCGGGCGAGCGTGCTCACGGTTCGCTCCAAACAGGCACACTCACACTCCAGCTCATTGCGGACCGACTCCGACTCGGCATCCGGTACCTTGATGATCCGGATCCAGCATTCAACGGCGGACACCGCGTCTGGTACTCACTCGGAATCGCGGATTTCAACGGGCTGATGTACTGGATGAGACGGACGCAAAACTGA
- a CDS encoding DUF1343 domain-containing protein, translated as MKAFAPALLLLAACQAPAPAEHPGAAVATSPAAAAGVRPGIETFLADLPAAVRGKRVGLITNHTGIDRARTPDIDLIAQHPELTLVALLAPEHGIRGNVMDGEHIQDEVDPKTGVPVYSLYLSEDRAPTPAMLKDVDVLVYDLQEVGGRTWTYVSTMALAMQAAKAKGIPFVVLDRPNPIGGEIVEGALLDPRFASFVGMYPIPARHGMTVGELATLFNEKYGIGANLIVARVANWRRSQWQDETGLPWVNPSPNLRSLAALTSYPGTVYFEGTSVAEGRGTDRPFEQVGASWLDAPRVAAIMNAKQLPGIRFEAVTLPMEPTARKFPGQAIPGIRFVVTDRQAYRPVRTALLLIDEIRRQHPADFAWTRTIDRLTGSDKVRLAIEGGRLLPLLDEWDREAEEFRAARKPYLLYP; from the coding sequence ATGAAAGCCTTCGCTCCCGCCCTCCTGCTGCTCGCCGCCTGCCAGGCTCCTGCTCCGGCAGAGCACCCGGGGGCGGCGGTCGCCACCTCCCCCGCCGCGGCAGCGGGGGTTCGCCCCGGCATCGAGACCTTCCTGGCAGACCTGCCGGCGGCGGTGCGGGGGAAGCGCGTGGGGCTCATCACCAACCACACCGGGATCGACCGGGCGCGGACGCCGGACATCGACCTGATCGCGCAGCACCCGGAGCTGACGCTGGTGGCTCTCCTGGCTCCCGAGCACGGCATCCGGGGGAACGTCATGGACGGGGAGCACATCCAGGACGAGGTCGATCCGAAGACGGGCGTGCCGGTCTACTCCCTGTATCTGTCCGAGGACCGCGCCCCCACCCCGGCGATGCTGAAGGATGTGGACGTGCTGGTGTACGACCTTCAGGAGGTGGGCGGGCGCACCTGGACGTACGTCTCCACCATGGCGCTCGCCATGCAGGCCGCGAAGGCGAAGGGGATCCCGTTCGTGGTGCTCGACCGGCCCAATCCCATCGGGGGCGAGATCGTAGAAGGCGCCCTGCTCGACCCCCGGTTCGCGTCGTTCGTGGGGATGTACCCGATCCCGGCGCGCCACGGGATGACGGTGGGCGAGCTCGCGACCCTCTTCAACGAGAAGTACGGGATCGGCGCGAACCTCATCGTGGCGCGGGTGGCGAACTGGCGGCGCTCGCAATGGCAGGACGAGACCGGGCTCCCCTGGGTGAACCCGTCTCCCAACCTGCGCTCCCTCGCCGCGCTGACGAGCTACCCCGGAACGGTGTACTTCGAGGGCACGAGCGTCGCCGAGGGGCGGGGTACGGACCGCCCCTTCGAGCAGGTAGGGGCCTCGTGGCTCGACGCCCCGCGGGTCGCGGCCATCATGAACGCGAAGCAGCTCCCGGGGATCCGCTTCGAGGCGGTCACGCTGCCGATGGAGCCCACGGCGCGGAAGTTCCCGGGCCAGGCCATCCCCGGGATCCGCTTCGTCGTCACCGACCGGCAGGCGTACCGCCCCGTGCGCACGGCGCTCCTGCTCATCGACGAGATCCGCCGCCAGCACCCCGCCGACTTCGCGTGGACGCGGACCATCGACCGCCTCACCGGCTCCGACAAGGTGAGGCTCGCCATCGAAGGAGGCCGGCTCCTCCCCCTGCTGGACGAGTGGGACCGCGAGGCCGAGGAGTTCCGCGCGGCCCGCAAGCCGTACCTGCTCTACCCGTAG
- a CDS encoding DUF5916 domain-containing protein, with the protein MHAGTLAAVAFLFSAPLVGQAPAPGSQNDPRPAVRAAARSSAIVIDGRLDDAAWMAAEVAGDFRQQQPDEGAAPTERTEIRLLYDASAVYIGARMFDSGGPSGVRKLLVRRDQLLNDNASDKIAVVLDPYRDRQTSVWFELNPLGVKGDRLNSDASFDPVWEGASRVDSLGWTAEFKIPLSQLRFPRDSLQSWGLQVWRTLARRNESSMWAFWRRNEPGGPGYFGTVTGLALAAQPRRLELLPYLVQKGTFAEPPAGNPFRSRRELGTRAGGDLSYSLSSSFALDATVNPDFGQVEVDPAVVNLSAFETTFQEKRPFFVTNAGGFSFGGVSCYLCSNASGLNLFYTRRIGRAPQLAGLVQPGNYADFADAATILGAAKITGRTKGGLSVAVLEALTDGVTARYVPQATPTDEPASREIEPMTNYLVGRVRQDLRNGDTRIGFITTMTRRFMSDPALTSRLHHRAEAAGADVQHYWGGRGYSFTGQVAFSNVAGDSGALRRTQRTSAHYFQRPDRKATSDGLFDIRYDPARTSLRGYGMYARIAKESGNWRWETAQNWRSPGFEVNDLAALTRTDFRWMQASVQRSWTNPTRWYRGASLTVSAQQQLNYDGDRTDLQGGILGEITFRNYVQARGLVITHPPTYDPYRTRGGVIVRSAGYHLFSSTLNGDTRKRVSWTVGGQGGPNIADNGGFVTGNASLVLKPAENIRISLGPSYLWDVDPRAFVTNVADSTARQFGGVRSVFARLEQHNLSMNARINATFTPNLTLELFAQPLLASGNYSDLNEYRAPRTTDALVYGRDVGTMSEARDTTGRVTRYLVDPDGTGPAAGFEVANPNFNFRSLRGTAVVRWEYRPGSTLFFVWTQQRSGSDAFGDFDFSRERSALFRDRPVNVFQVKASYWLGR; encoded by the coding sequence ATGCATGCTGGAACCCTCGCGGCCGTCGCGTTCCTCTTCTCCGCGCCGCTCGTGGGACAGGCCCCGGCGCCCGGGTCGCAGAACGATCCCCGCCCCGCCGTCCGGGCGGCCGCCCGGAGTTCCGCGATCGTCATCGACGGGCGGCTCGACGACGCCGCGTGGATGGCGGCGGAGGTGGCGGGCGACTTCCGCCAGCAGCAGCCGGACGAGGGAGCGGCGCCCACCGAGCGCACGGAGATCCGCCTGCTGTACGACGCGAGCGCGGTGTACATCGGCGCCCGGATGTTCGACTCCGGAGGGCCGTCGGGGGTGCGCAAGCTGCTGGTGCGGCGCGACCAGCTGCTCAACGACAACGCCTCCGACAAGATCGCGGTGGTGCTCGATCCCTACCGCGACCGCCAGACGAGCGTCTGGTTCGAGCTGAATCCGCTGGGCGTAAAGGGCGACCGGCTGAACTCGGATGCCTCCTTCGATCCCGTCTGGGAGGGTGCGTCGCGCGTCGATTCGCTCGGGTGGACCGCCGAGTTCAAGATTCCCCTCTCCCAACTCCGCTTTCCGCGCGATTCGCTGCAGAGCTGGGGATTGCAGGTGTGGCGGACGCTGGCGCGGCGCAACGAGTCGAGCATGTGGGCCTTCTGGCGGAGGAACGAGCCGGGCGGTCCCGGATACTTCGGCACGGTGACCGGTCTGGCCCTGGCCGCGCAGCCGCGGCGCCTGGAGCTGCTGCCGTACCTGGTGCAGAAGGGCACCTTCGCGGAGCCGCCCGCCGGCAACCCGTTCCGCAGCCGGCGGGAGCTGGGCACGCGCGCCGGCGGGGACCTCAGCTACAGCCTGAGCTCCAGCTTTGCGCTGGATGCCACGGTGAATCCCGACTTCGGGCAGGTCGAGGTGGACCCCGCCGTGGTGAACCTTTCGGCTTTCGAGACGACCTTCCAGGAGAAGCGGCCCTTCTTCGTGACGAACGCCGGGGGATTCTCGTTCGGGGGGGTGAGCTGCTACCTCTGCAGCAACGCGTCGGGCCTCAACCTGTTCTACACGCGCCGGATCGGACGGGCGCCGCAGCTCGCCGGCCTCGTGCAGCCGGGGAACTACGCCGACTTCGCGGACGCGGCCACCATCCTGGGGGCCGCAAAGATCACGGGCCGCACGAAGGGCGGGCTCTCCGTCGCCGTGCTCGAGGCGCTCACGGACGGAGTCACGGCGCGCTACGTTCCCCAGGCCACGCCGACGGATGAACCGGCGAGCCGCGAGATCGAGCCCATGACCAACTACCTGGTGGGCCGTGTGCGGCAGGACCTGCGAAACGGCGACACGCGGATCGGCTTCATCACCACGATGACCCGCCGGTTCATGAGCGACCCGGCGCTGACCAGCCGGCTCCACCACCGGGCCGAGGCCGCCGGCGCCGACGTCCAGCACTACTGGGGTGGGCGCGGCTACTCATTCACGGGACAGGTGGCCTTCTCGAACGTGGCCGGAGACAGCGGCGCGCTCCGGCGCACCCAGCGCACCAGCGCCCACTACTTTCAGCGGCCTGACCGGAAGGCCACCAGCGACGGGCTGTTCGACATCCGCTACGATCCCGCCCGCACGTCGCTGCGCGGCTACGGGATGTACGCCCGGATCGCCAAGGAGAGCGGGAACTGGCGCTGGGAAACCGCGCAGAACTGGCGGAGCCCGGGCTTCGAGGTGAACGACCTGGCCGCGCTCACCCGCACCGACTTCCGGTGGATGCAGGCCAGCGTCCAGCGGAGCTGGACGAACCCCACCCGCTGGTACCGGGGGGCGTCGTTGACCGTCTCCGCGCAGCAGCAGCTCAACTACGACGGCGACCGCACCGACCTGCAGGGGGGGATCCTGGGGGAGATCACCTTCCGCAACTACGTCCAGGCACGAGGCCTGGTGATCACCCACCCGCCGACGTACGACCCGTACCGCACCCGCGGCGGGGTGATCGTCCGCAGCGCGGGATACCACCTCTTCTCGTCGACCCTGAACGGTGACACCCGCAAGCGGGTGAGCTGGACGGTGGGCGGGCAGGGTGGCCCCAACATCGCCGACAACGGCGGGTTCGTCACGGGGAACGCCAGCCTGGTGCTCAAGCCGGCCGAGAACATACGCATCAGCCTGGGCCCGTCGTACCTGTGGGACGTGGACCCGCGGGCCTTCGTCACCAACGTCGCGGACTCCACGGCGAGGCAGTTCGGCGGGGTCCGGAGCGTGTTCGCGCGGCTGGAACAGCACAACCTGTCCATGAACGCGCGCATCAACGCGACCTTCACCCCCAACCTGACGCTGGAGCTGTTCGCCCAGCCGCTCCTCGCGAGCGGCAACTACAGCGACCTGAACGAGTACCGGGCACCGCGCACCACCGACGCGCTGGTCTACGGGCGGGACGTGGGAACGATGAGCGAGGCCCGCGACACCACGGGCCGGGTCACGCGGTACCTCGTGGACCCCGACGGCACCGGCCCCGCGGCGGGGTTCGAGGTCGCCAACCCCAACTTCAACTTCCGGTCGCTGCGCGGGACCGCGGTGGTACGGTGGGAGTATCGTCCGGGCTCGACGCTCTTCTTCGTGTGGACGCAGCAGCGCTCCGGCTCGGACGCATTCGGCGATTTCGATTTCAGCCGCGAGCGCTCCGCGCTCTTCCGTGACCGGCCGGTGAACGTCTTCCAGGTGAAAGCCAGCTACTGGCTCGGCAGGTAA
- a CDS encoding GAF domain-containing sensor histidine kinase has product MSTTVVDIVQSPERLARLRATGLLDAPTDAAFDRLTRLASRLLNAPLATVTLVDSDRQFYMSCAGMPEPLATERATPLEFSFCKHTVVLGKPLIVPDTREHPIVGQNPAIAQFGVTAYAGIPLLTADGHAIGTLCVMDYVVRHWTDDDVLNLTDLAASVSTEIELRMDLAERARVEVELQHTVGMRDEVLAIVSHDLRNPVHTIQLSAQFLLDALPADDGPVPVRRQLAIVRRAAQQMDRMIGDLLDAASIAAGHLSMEPRAVHASDILRGACEVLRPIVEEKGIRFAFSDAGNGAQLRADPDRVLQVLGNLAGNAVRFTAAGGCITLGLRVEDGNAVFSVADTGQGISPEQLRHVFEQFWQARRAGRQGTGLGLTIAHGIVAAHGGGIAVESTPGEGSTFFFTLPLAAA; this is encoded by the coding sequence ATGAGCACTACCGTAGTTGACATCGTCCAGAGCCCCGAACGGCTCGCGCGCCTGCGGGCCACCGGGCTGCTGGACGCGCCCACCGACGCGGCGTTCGACCGGCTGACGAGGCTGGCCAGCCGGCTGCTGAACGCGCCGTTGGCCACGGTGACGCTGGTGGACAGCGACCGGCAGTTCTACATGAGCTGCGCGGGCATGCCGGAACCCCTGGCCACCGAGCGCGCCACGCCGCTGGAGTTCTCGTTCTGCAAGCACACCGTCGTGCTCGGAAAACCGCTGATCGTTCCCGACACGCGCGAGCACCCCATCGTGGGCCAGAACCCCGCCATCGCGCAGTTCGGGGTCACCGCGTACGCCGGCATCCCGCTGCTCACGGCCGATGGGCACGCCATCGGAACGCTGTGCGTGATGGACTACGTGGTGCGCCACTGGACAGACGACGACGTGCTGAACCTTACCGACCTGGCGGCGTCGGTGAGCACCGAGATCGAGCTGCGGATGGACCTGGCCGAGCGGGCCCGGGTGGAGGTGGAGCTGCAGCACACCGTGGGGATGCGCGACGAGGTGCTGGCCATCGTGTCGCACGACCTGCGCAACCCGGTGCACACCATTCAGCTCAGCGCGCAGTTCCTGCTGGACGCACTTCCCGCGGACGACGGCCCCGTGCCGGTGCGCCGGCAGCTGGCCATCGTGAGGCGCGCCGCCCAGCAGATGGACCGCATGATCGGCGACCTGCTGGATGCGGCGAGCATCGCGGCCGGGCACCTGTCGATGGAGCCGCGGGCCGTCCACGCCTCCGACATCCTGCGCGGCGCCTGCGAGGTGCTGAGGCCCATCGTGGAGGAAAAGGGGATCCGCTTCGCCTTCAGCGATGCGGGGAATGGCGCCCAGCTACGCGCCGACCCCGACCGGGTGCTGCAGGTGCTGGGGAACCTGGCGGGCAACGCGGTGAGGTTCACCGCCGCGGGCGGCTGCATCACCCTGGGGCTGCGGGTGGAGGATGGGAACGCGGTGTTTTCCGTCGCCGACACGGGCCAGGGCATTTCGCCCGAGCAGCTTCGGCACGTGTTCGAGCAGTTCTGGCAGGCGCGGCGGGCGGGCCGCCAGGGCACCGGGCTGGGGCTGACCATCGCGCACGGCATCGTGGCCGCGCACGGCGGCGGGATCGCCGTGGAAAGCACGCCGGGCGAGGGCAGCACCTTCTTCTTCACCCTGCCGCTCGCGGCGGCATAG
- the ytpR gene encoding YtpR family tRNA-binding protein, which translates to MNVSQNLLSSRVPNLPADPEEVAALLRGAGFEVSRVVPLAELLRPVVVAHVESVTQHPSADRLKVCVVNDGTEQRLQIVTGANNVAAGAYYPVIRSGVRLPNGTKIKRGKLRGEVSEGMLGSADELELGTDHAGLMTLQGEPAPGTPLPDVIDTPGVVFVIDGSPELDEIVRALGGEAPERAPDPTE; encoded by the coding sequence GTGAACGTCAGCCAGAACCTGTTGAGCTCCCGCGTCCCCAACCTGCCCGCCGACCCGGAGGAGGTCGCTGCCCTGCTGCGCGGCGCCGGCTTCGAAGTGTCGCGCGTGGTGCCGCTGGCGGAGCTGCTGCGCCCCGTGGTGGTGGCGCACGTGGAGTCCGTCACCCAGCACCCCAGCGCCGACCGGCTGAAGGTGTGCGTGGTGAACGACGGCACCGAGCAGAGGCTGCAGATCGTCACCGGCGCGAACAACGTGGCGGCGGGCGCGTACTACCCCGTCATCCGCAGCGGCGTACGGCTGCCCAACGGCACCAAGATCAAGCGCGGCAAGCTGCGCGGCGAGGTTTCGGAGGGCATGCTGGGCTCTGCCGATGAGCTGGAGCTGGGCACCGACCACGCGGGATTGATGACGCTGCAGGGCGAGCCCGCGCCCGGCACGCCGCTGCCGGATGTGATCGACACGCCGGGCGTGGTGTTCGTGATCGACGGCAGCCCGGAGCTGGACGAGATCGTCCGCGCGCTGGGCGGCGAGGCCCCGGAACGCGCGCCGGATCCGACCGAGTAG
- a CDS encoding OmpA family protein: MNHRFRAAIFALVALGAVLPVDQAHAQLGRLRDRVRQGADQVRGAIGGGEQAAPAPAQGQEAGAGQADAPAEPGAPVAFVNFDFVPGERVLFAEDFTRDNVGDFPRRLELLEGNGEVAEVGGRRYLRAAEDLKFAIPLTEALPERFTLEIEYMAAEASLAEIYLAEGEHGYDRDGKARATFHVGTNFRTVAGLNTQDSRSTQGGFQGYQPNVPFFVRLMGDGRYTKMYVLGTRVANAPNFDVGRGRQIVVNIPGSGVAGNEGAYIASIRVAAGGRDLYDALSADGRVAVQGILFDTGSDRIRPESAPVLQRIGNMLRGHADLRLKVEGHTDDVGADDANLSLSTRRAAAVRQYLVERFGIDAARLESQGLGETKPAAPNTTPEGRQQNRRVELVRL; encoded by the coding sequence ATGAACCATCGGTTTCGGGCGGCCATCTTCGCCCTCGTAGCGCTCGGGGCCGTGCTCCCCGTAGATCAGGCCCACGCGCAGCTCGGGCGACTTCGCGACCGCGTGCGGCAGGGTGCAGACCAGGTGCGCGGAGCGATTGGCGGAGGCGAGCAGGCCGCGCCCGCACCCGCGCAGGGCCAGGAAGCCGGCGCCGGCCAGGCGGATGCACCGGCCGAGCCGGGTGCGCCCGTGGCGTTCGTCAACTTCGACTTCGTGCCGGGCGAGCGGGTGCTCTTCGCCGAAGACTTCACCCGCGACAACGTGGGCGATTTCCCCCGCAGGCTGGAGCTGCTGGAGGGCAACGGCGAAGTGGCCGAGGTGGGCGGGCGCCGCTACCTGCGCGCCGCGGAGGACCTGAAGTTCGCCATTCCGCTGACCGAGGCGCTGCCCGAGCGGTTCACGCTGGAGATCGAGTACATGGCCGCTGAGGCCAGCCTGGCCGAGATCTACCTGGCCGAGGGCGAGCACGGCTACGACCGCGACGGAAAGGCGCGCGCCACCTTTCACGTGGGCACCAACTTCCGCACGGTGGCGGGGCTGAACACGCAGGACAGCCGCTCCACCCAGGGCGGGTTCCAGGGCTACCAGCCCAACGTGCCCTTCTTCGTGCGGCTGATGGGCGACGGGCGCTACACCAAGATGTACGTGCTGGGCACGCGCGTGGCCAACGCGCCCAACTTCGACGTGGGACGCGGCCGGCAGATCGTGGTGAACATCCCCGGCAGCGGGGTGGCGGGCAACGAGGGCGCGTACATCGCCAGCATTCGCGTGGCGGCCGGCGGGCGCGACCTGTACGACGCGCTGTCGGCGGACGGGCGCGTGGCGGTGCAGGGCATCCTGTTCGACACGGGCAGCGACCGCATTCGCCCGGAGAGCGCACCGGTGCTGCAGCGCATCGGCAACATGCTTCGCGGCCACGCCGACCTGCGCCTGAAGGTGGAGGGGCATACCGACGACGTGGGCGCCGACGACGCCAACCTGTCGCTTTCCACCCGCCGCGCCGCCGCGGTGCGGCAGTACCTGGTGGAGCGCTTCGGCATCGACGCGGCGCGCCTGGAAAGCCAGGGCCTGGGCGAGACAAAGCCGGCCGCGCCCAACACCACCCCCGAGGGGCGCCAGCAGAACCGCCGCGTAGAATTGGTGCGGCTGTAG
- a CDS encoding response regulator, with product MQPLSVSPVRDEAPRPAAAMVLVVDDSAADRDLHCLVLRTMGLNAVAAGSGWEGLVCARTLLPALVLTDVRMPGLDGWGLVERLRADPRTAAIPVVVVTGEGGETPRPGLPLVTALLQKPVDRARFRAAVNAALPPRPEG from the coding sequence ATGCAGCCCCTGTCCGTGTCCCCCGTCCGCGACGAAGCCCCTCGCCCCGCCGCCGCCATGGTGCTGGTGGTGGACGACAGCGCCGCCGACCGCGACCTGCACTGCCTGGTGCTGCGCACGATGGGGCTGAACGCCGTCGCGGCCGGCAGCGGGTGGGAGGGGCTGGTGTGCGCCCGCACCCTCCTTCCCGCCCTGGTGCTCACCGACGTCCGCATGCCGGGGCTGGACGGCTGGGGGCTGGTGGAGCGGCTGCGCGCCGACCCGCGCACCGCGGCCATCCCCGTGGTGGTGGTGACCGGCGAGGGGGGCGAGACGCCGCGCCCAGGGCTGCCGCTGGTCACGGCGCTGCTGCAGAAGCCGGTGGACCGGGCGAGGTTCCGCGCCGCGGTGAATGCCGCGCTGCCGCCCCGGCCGGAGGGATGA